In Diceros bicornis minor isolate mBicDic1 chromosome 13, mDicBic1.mat.cur, whole genome shotgun sequence, the sequence ATTACCTCTGCTCAGATCCCGGCTCTGCACCTAATAGTTGTGTAACCTTGTGTAACCCcgctaaacctcagttttcttcatctgtaaaaagggggcAATAATAGAACCTAGTTCCtctgtggttgtgaggattaaatatgatGATCTATTTCTATAAAGTGTTCAGAGTGAGTACTCTATAAATGTGGGAAATTATTATTATCGTTTCCCTGCAGTAGCAGCCGACATCTGGGTCCGCCATGAACTGGGGGATCTTCGAGGGGCTCTTGAGCGGGGTCAACAAGTACTCCACAGCCTTTGGACGCATCTGGCTGTCTCTGGTCTTCATCTTCCGCGTGCTGGTGTACCTGGTGACGGCTGAGCGTGTGTGGAGTGACGATCACAAGGATTTCGACTGCAACACTCGCCAGCCGGGCTGCTCCAACGTCTGCTTCGACGAGTTCTTCCCTGTGTCCCACGTGCGCCTCTGGGCCCTGCAGCTCATCCTGGTCACGTGCCCCTCGCTGCTTGTGGTCATGCACGTGGCCTACCGGGAGGCTCGGGAAAAGAAACACCGAGAGGCAGCGGGGGAGAATGGGGGGCGCCTCTACCTGAACCCCGGGAAGAAGCAAGGTGGGCTCTGGTGGACGTATGTCTGCAGCCTGGTGTTCAAGGCCGGCGTGGATGCCGCCTTCCTCTATGTGTTCCACACATTCTACCCCAAATACAGCCTCCCTCCCGTGGTCAAGTGCCACGCGGCTCCGTGTCCCAATATAGTGGACTGCTTCATCTCCAAGCCCTCGGAGAAGAACATCTTCACACTCTTCATGGTAGTCACGGCCGCCATCTGCATCCTGCTCAACCTCGTGGAGCTGGCCTACCTGGTGAACAAGAGGTGCTGCGAGTGCCTGGCAGCGAGGAAAGCCCGGGCCACGGGTGTGGGCCGTCGTGGGGACTGTGCCACCTCTTCCTGCAAACAGGACGACCTCCTCTCGGGCGACCTCATCTTTCTGGGCTCAGATGCTCACCCTCCTCTTTTACCAAATCGCCCTCAAGACCACGTGAAGAAAACCATGCTGTGAGGGGCCGCCTGTTCAGGCCTGGGTTGGAAGTTCCCAGCGTCTCTTAGGTGCagccttgggggtgggggagcagagcCGCGAGTAGGGGAAGGCAAGAGGGAGAGTCAGAGGCCCAGGATCAAATCCCTGTTCCACAGCCCCTGCCATCCgccccagctgtgtggccttggcgaGTCCCCTctgctctgcacctcagtttccttttctgtaaaatggagagaatgagcccccctcacagagttgttgcTGTGGCGTGGGGGTCATTGATAAAAGAACGGATGCGCATGTGCCTTCAGTGTGAGGGGCCCATGTCAGGGATTAATAAAAGTCAACTCATCCACTGATTCAAGGTGCCCTTTGGTCCTTCAGCCTTTGTGACCCTTATCTGGTCATTGGGTCAACCTCTCTGCCCCTGCAAAGGGCTGCACTTGATCCAGCCAGGTGACAGGCCATCATCTCTCCCAGGAAAGGGTCCCCAGCACTCCTGGGGGTCATGCTTGCTCATGCTCAAGTCTAACCTTTACTCCCAGTTATTTTGTCTGCAAGGAGAATGGAGGTCGGTACGAGGGAGCTGCGTGTTGCAGTGGAAAGTTCACGGACTTTTGAGTCAGATACTTACACTTGAACCCAAGTTCCACCAGGACTCTGGGAAAGTGACTTCAGCTCCTTTCCAAAATGGGTTAGTAATACCATGActgtggggttgttgtgaggcctGGATGAGCTCATGGCTGTGGACGGGATTAGCCGTCTGTAAAAGGCCACATAAATGTTAATCATTGGTATTAGGGAGTGCTTGATAAATGCTTGTGGGAAATGAGGCAGAGGAGCCCTTCCCTGGCTGTACATTAACGTTCACTGTCCCAGCCTCTGGGATGCAGGTGCAAGGCCCCTCTGCAGCCCCTCACCGTGTCACACTCCAACTTCCCTGAAGGCTGTCCCCAGAGGCCCACGCCCATAGAGGATGGGCAGTGAGGCTGTGCCAGGCCCCAAGCCAACTGGGGCATTTCATGTTGCCAATCTGCATTCCTTGTCTCCACCAGGCTAGCTGGTACCCTTGTCTAGAAGAACCACAGtcggcccctccctgcccctacaTGACTCACCAACAGCCCAAGCTCTAGTCCCCAGAAATGTCCCCACCAGGGTGGGATGCAATCCTGGGCTGAATCAAAGGTGCCCCTTACCATAGATGTCAGCTGCTGACAACCTCAGAACCAGGCTTCCAGAAAAGAGAGGCCTGGGGATGGGGAGTAAGGGGGAATAAGGCAACGGGAAGGTGATGGGGCAATGCCACTGTTGCTGACCTGGGCCCGGGCATGAGGATACCAGGCTCCTGCCCCCCCTCACTGCAGTGTCACCTACATACCTGCCAGCCCGCGGAGCCAGACCCAGCCATGCCCGGCAAGGCTGGAGAGAAGGCGCGGGCCAGGAGAGCGCCGCAGGTATTGACTCTGAATATGTGCCCGGAAAAGTCTGCCTGCCCGCCTGCCCACCCGCTCACTCTTGCTTGGCTCATTGGCTCAGAAAGCCCCACCCAGCAGGGGAGTGAGAAACAAAAGCTGCCTCCGGGAGGCCCTCAGGCAGACAGACAAGCCCAGGGACAGGAGAGTGGCTACTAGACCCAAGAAAAGTGAGGACCAAGTTGGgggagactgggaggggaagcagggacCAGATGAGCTGAGGATCCCCAGGAAAGCTCAGGCTGTGGGCCTGGCTCCAGGGAGGAGCAGAGGGGACAGAGGATGCCTGGAGAAACCCCAGGGAAGCCCCAAGGAGGGGAAGGAATGTCCTGCCAGGCCGAAGGGAGGACAGATGACCAGAGAAGAGACAGGAAGAAGAGGGATCAAGAAGAAGTGGGGTTTCCATTTGGTTTAGGAGAGTCTTGGGGAAACAGATGAACGAGATGTAGAGGCTGCCCTCCAGAAGCTGACAGTCTGGCATGGAAGACAGGAAACAGACCATTTCAGTACTGGCGATCCATTCTGCCACCAAAGATGAGGAGGCTGCTCAGAAAATGTCCCCAGGGCACGAggtgagaggagaggggctgagtAGGAGGTGGAATGTGATGGCGCTCCAGATGAGGGGGTGTGGAGGATGGAGCACACAGGAGAGGGGCCTCTATGGAAATTATGGGAGACTTGGCTAGCAAACAGCTGCTGAGCAGACAGAGAAGGGAGGTGTCCCTGAGAAAGAAAGTAAGTGGTGAGGGGAGGACCCCGCCAGAATCCTGCCTCTGTCCCTTCCCCAGTCCCTCCCTAAAGCTGGAATGGCTGGAATTCCAGAGGAACCCACTGTGGTCAGGACACTCAGCCCTGGGGCCCAGTGGGGGATGGCGGGATGATGCCAAGTCACCATGGTTTCAAAGAGCAGGTTTAGTTGGGAGGGAATGTCAGGGCTGGGGACATCCTGGGGCCAGAGAGGAGAAATGAGAATGGAGATTGCTCAGGGGTCTGCCCAAGAAGCTGATGTGAATgcacccagcacagggcttggCTTGTGTTGGTGTTCAGTAAAAGTTGGAGGAAGTTGGAGGATAAAGATACAcatccctcccctcctgcctcgGTCCAGCCCTGGCAGCTGATGGGAGAGTGGACCATCCAATCCACGCCTTCTTACTATCTCTTTAAAATTCACGTGCCCCACAAGGTTGAAACTTGGGGTCAATGAGGTTGGCTGGCACATCCACGCAGGACGATAATCCTCCACACTTATCTATTactttatagaataaaatattcCCTGATCTTGGAACTGGAAGATGGAAGTTCAagaccagctctgccacttccagcTGTGGGGCCGTGGGCGgctgcctctctgggccttagcttGCTCCCCTGTGAAGTGGGGGTAATGGCAGTCTTTACCCCACCGAGTCATTGAGAATGAGGACATGATGACACAGTGGTTGTGAAATGGTTTTGCCAATCGCTCTTTTAATAAAGGGCACCCATTTCCAGGTTCTCCCAGGCCCCATGGCCCCCAGGCCCTGAGTGGATGCGCACTGGTGTGGACCGGCCACGTGAGGAAGCAGGGACACCATCAGCATGAACTGGGCGTTCCTGCTGGGCCTCCTGAGCGGGGTCAACAAGTACTCCACGGCGCTGGGCCGCATCTGGCTGTCCGTGGTGCTCATCTTCCGCGTGCTGGCGTACATGGTGGCGGCCGAGAAGGTGTGGGACGATGAACAGAAGGACTTCCTCTGCAACACCAAGCAGCCGGGCTGCCCCAACGTCTGCTACGATGAGTTCTTCCCCGTGTCCCACGTGCGCCTCTGGGCCCTGCAGCTCATCCTCGTCACGTGCCCCTCGCTGCTCGTGGTCATGCACGTGGCCTACCCCCAGGAGCGCGAGTGGAAGCACTGCCTAAAACACGGGCCCAACGCCCCATCCCTGTATGACAACCCAAGCAAGAAGAGGGGCGGGCTCTGGTGGACGTCCTTGCTGAGTCTCATCTTCAAGGCCGCCGTGGACTCGGGCTTCCTCTACATCTTCCACCGCCTCTGCCAGGATTACGACATACCCCGTGTGGTGGCCTGCTCTGAGTCGCCTTGCCCCCACACTGTGGACTGCTACATCTCGCGACCCACAGAGAAGAAGGTCTTCACCTACTTCATGGTGGCCACAGCTGTGATCTGCATCCTGCTCAACCTCAGTGAAGTCACCTACCTGGTGGGCAAGAGGTGCCTGCAGACCCTGGGCCCCAGGCACCAGAAGTCTCGGTGCCAGGGTCACCTACCCGATACGTGCCCACCATATGCCCTCTCCCAGGGAGAGCACCCCCAGGACAGGAACTCCGTCCTAATGAAGGCCGGCTCGGCCACGGTGGATGCAGGTGTGTATCCATAACCTGCGAAGATGACGGCTGGGACCGCCAGATCCCTCACCTGCTCCCTAAGGCCACAGCAGGGCAGTGGCATCTTTGGGGCTCAGAAAGTCCACCCAGGGACCAGTGTGGGGGCAGTTCGTTTCTGAGTTCTGAGCCTCGGGGCAGGGAATATGATGGCTGGCGGGGATTTTATATACGGCGATAGGGTATGTCAAAATCCTTAATAAATACGATTTTCCCAGAACTTTGAAGACCACGTGGGGAGTGGTGGGTAAGCCAGCAGTGGGGTTCACGACGGACCTCAGAGAGGAGGCCAAGGCCACTCGGGGGGCACCTGAGCGCCAGAAGTTCAGAGCCAGGTTCAcccgtcacacacacacaccccacacactcacacacagagtgTGCTCCCAGGACGTGATGGGGAATGCCCAGAGGCTGCTCCAGAGGTCTCTGGACCTGCAACCAGCTGGCCCAAAGGAGGGACCCCAGGAGACCCTGTGCCCAGCATGAGTCCGTTCTCAGTGAGTGTCCCTCTGATGAATGCCTGTGGCTCAAGAGGCCTCTGCCTCCCCCATTCCGGCCTCCCTAACCCTGCCCAGCACAGGTCCCGAGGAGGTGAGGCCCCTCTGAGGGTGGGAGGGGAAGGCTTGGTGGGGGTGGAATGATGCTGAGGTAGGTCCAGGATGAGAGGTCTGCCAGGGTGTCTAGGAAGCAGATCCCCATGGGCCAGGGACTCATTGAAAGTGTCCAAGCTAAAGGGTCACTCATGGATCCTCAAGTCTGAGGAATTTCCCTTCTCTTTACTGGATACACATTCCGTcatcctcccccatccccaccactcAGACCTTGGCAACACCCAACACCACACCTCCAGCCTGGACCTGCCTCTGAGTCCCAGAGCCCCCACCAACTGCCCTCGGGACAACCCTCAAGGAGGCCCCCAGGCACCTACCGCTCAGCCACTCCCAAACTGACCTTGTTGTCTTTCCCTAAACGTGCCCCCCTTGCAGATCACGTCCCCCGTGAATGGCACTGTCATCCGCCCAGTTGTCCAAGCCGCGAGCTGGCCTGACATCCTCATCCTTCCCCATCTCCCAGCGCCTCACCCCCCTTCCCAGTGCAGCACCAAATCCCACTAATTCCATCCCTAAATGCCTCCTGAATCTGCCCCTCATCCCTGCCCTACTCCCATCTGCCCTCCACTACAGGGACAAAGTGGTTTTTCTGTATATGAATCTTGACCATGTCATTCCTCTTGCTTTAAAAATTCTTCCACTGccgccaccacccccacccctgccttcaACCTGGCCCCTGCTGACCTCCCCAACCTCACCCCCTGCTTCTCCCTCCTTGTACTCACCGACAATCCCAAATGACTCGTGGCTCCCCCACCAGACACACCATGCTGTGTCATGCCTTGTGCCTACATACATCctgtccttctgcctggaatgcccttcctccctcctctaggACCCTTCCTTGAACCCCAAGGACAGCCTCAACCGCCTTCTCCATGCGCCAGCCTAGCCCATGCTTCTGCCATCCCCCCGAATCAGAGTGGCTGAGTCTCTGGATCAGTCTGCGAGTCCATCAGGGGTAGGACGCTGAGTCATCCAGGACTCGGGGcttcaataaatgcttgctaaGTGAGTAAATGGGCCGTGAGCCGCTTGGTGGAAGTGCCCGTGTCTGGTTTATCTGAATCCTCCAGCACACCTCACCCAGGAAGTTCAGCAAAGTGTTTTCTTGTTTATATGTTTAGGTGTTGTTATTGTTTTACCTAAATCCAGCCTAAAGTTCTCATTTAGGAGGAAACTTTGGCCTAGAAAGGGGAGGGGACCTCCCAAGCCCACAGAGATGGGCTGAGTCTGTGGGGGGCTGTGTCCTCTGTGGTCCACGGAGAGCCTCCATGCCCACCCCTGATTATGGGACAAGACCGGAGAGTCACCTTGTCTTAGGCCAGGGTCCCTGGAAGCAGAGCCAGTGATGGGAATTTGTGTCATGTAAAGGTGCAGCGAGGGCAGCAGGACAGGGAGGGGGCTGAGCTGAGCAGGGTTGGGTTCAGGGCAACTTAGCCTCGGCCTGGACCCTATGGAGGGAAGGGCCTTTGGACCATAAATCCCACCACAGGTTGTTCCCACTGGAGGAAAAGGCATCCTGCTTTGGAAGTCCCGTATCAGTCAGTTCACTGGCCTCAAGCCACCCTGAGGGCAGGAGGGCTGGCCAGAAGGCCACTCAGTCAAGGTCAACTCTCCGGGGGCAGCTATAAGCCATGAGGGGTCAATAGTCACAGCAGCTGGGGAATGGGTGTCCCCCAGTAAAGGGGACAGGGGCAGGGCACCAATACCATCTACCGAACTACTGACCCCAGGAAACAAGGGCGTCCCCTCCTCCAATCCAGACCAGAGCCTGTGACCACCCAATCCCATGGAACAGGGTGGCACTCTCTACCAATTCAGAACCCGATGGCCCATCACTGCTCATGTCCAAGGTAGCTCCACGTGCAGGCCAGGGGACCAGCCATAGTCAGCTCTCCCTGAGATTCCAGATTCCCCATTCCAGGAGCTGCTCCTGGGCCAGCGTATGGTGTGATAGCCTGGGACCTGACCACTCCCATGGCAGCCCTCTCCAGGGGTGCTCTTCCCCGAAGTCTCAAGTCCTGAGCCACTGAGCCAGATGGAGACCGAACACCATCTGACCAGCCCAAGGCCCCCGGAGCAGGCTGGGATAATCCTCTAGGAAAACACTTGAGTCATGGCGCTATCATATCCTCAATCCCACCCACACTCTCAAGCCCCCCACACTGCCCTCACCACCACTATCGGACCTTTTTACCTCCACCTTCTTGAAAATTCTTCACTTAGCTTAGGCTCCTGCCATCTTTTTCTTCCACCCTCTGCCTGCCCTCATTCCTGCCACCCACTTCGCCTCATTCCTTAAAAACTGGAGCACGTGACTCAGAGTCTTCTGGTATTCTCTCATGACCCAGGGCTGCAGGGACCACCTGTGCATCACTGTCCTCTTCATTCTATGCCCCCCTCATCTCTCACGACCTCCTCCTCTGCTCCATTTAGCTACCTCCTCACAGGACCACACCCTGGACTTTGTCTTCACTCATAAATGCTCCACCTCCAGAATCTTCCATTTGATTTAAGTCGACAAATACTTATTGTTCACTTCTATGTGACAAGCCCCATCCTAGGGCTGAGGATTTGTCTGGGAAGAATCGGGCATAGTCCCCGACCTCATGGAACTTACACTCTCTGAAGAGGACAGCTGCTAAACTCCTGGCATGCCGAGGAAGCGTGGATGTGGGGGAGGGGCAAGGTGGATCCAACACCCAGGCATCCGGGAAAAGGGTCCCTGAGACTTCTTAAGCGGACAcctgaagaaagaggaggattttgccaAGGAAAGGGCGGAGGGAATTCCAGGAGGAGGAGACACCATATAAAAGGCCTAGAACAGAGAGTAAACCTGATGACAAGGACGGGAAGTCACCCAGGAGGGCTTGAGCCAGGCGAGGGGGCTCATGGGAGGAGTTAGGCTACAGCAGACAGAAGCTGGATCATGCTGTGCTTTCTCTGTAAAACTGTGTTAACgattttggactttatcctaaggACAATGAAAATTCACTGAAGAGTCTTAGCACACTTATAAGTAACATGATCTAATGTACAGTGTCTCTGGTTACAAGGCGGAGGGGCCAAGGCAGAGCTGCCTGGTTGGCATCTGACACAATAGTCCAAGTGACAAACAACAGTGGCCCACACTAGGATGTGAGCAGTGGGGATGGAAAGAAGTAGCTGGATGGAAGAAATGTTTATGAGATAGAATCGGAAAGATTTGGTGATTTGATTGGGTGTGGGGATGAGGTGGAGAGAGGAATCAAGGTGACACCCAAGTTTCTGGCTCTGGGTGGTGGTGCCATTTACCTGGTGGAGGAGCAGGTTTGAGCAAGACACCAATCACTTCAGGCGTGTTGAGTCTGAGATACAATAAGATATCCTGGTGATTCCCTTGTGTTCACAGACCATCTCAGCCCCTGGCTTGCTGTCTTTCTCTCTACTTCTACACTTACTATCATTCTTGGTGACTTGACATCCAACACCTTCTGTGTTTCCAACTATCTTCTTCTCCACCCATCGAAGCCATCCACGTGCACGCTCACACCCCAGGCCTTGTGTGTACCGAGTGCTGCCTCATCTCCTATCTAGCCAGCTCACTCCCTCTATTTCCCACTCCAGCCACCCTTCTGCCCCATCTATTGACCCACAACTATTTCACCGTCCATCACCACCTTCCCATTatcccttccctccttttccaGTTTAGACTCCTTGGGCCACCATGTAATCACCAACTCGTAGATATCTTCCACTCCCTTGCCTTTCTGTGCTTTTATAGTTACTCACCTGGCAAGACCCTAACTCCAGTTAAATCCAACTCTCCTGTGGCACTTGTTCCAGAGCACCTGGAGAATAACGCAACTGGACTGACTGGTTTCAATTGAAACTTCAAGCAGGCACTCAGCACCTCTAAGAAATTCTACATTTTCCTAAAACCTTAACCCTATTCCCCAAGATGACTATATCATACCTTCTCCTCTTTCCCAAGCCTCCTGCCCCCATCCTCCTACCCCTCCATTTCAGCTGACAGCCAGGCATTATACTCCACTGGAAAGAAGAAGCCACAGGCAAGCACTAGCTCATCTCCCCACCACCACGTCTGCCAACCTCCTGGCATGAGTGCTGTTCACTCTGCCTCCTCCCCTGTAATGTAGATGAAGTGTCCCTGCTCCTGACACCCCCCTCCGCCGGGACACTGGACGCCATCACCTCTCACCTACTCTTCACAGCCATTGCCTCACAATTCCCTTTCTGTAAATATGCTTTcgtgttttcctctttcttt encodes:
- the GJB5 gene encoding gap junction beta-5 protein, which codes for MNWGIFEGLLSGVNKYSTAFGRIWLSLVFIFRVLVYLVTAERVWSDDHKDFDCNTRQPGCSNVCFDEFFPVSHVRLWALQLILVTCPSLLVVMHVAYREAREKKHREAAGENGGRLYLNPGKKQGGLWWTYVCSLVFKAGVDAAFLYVFHTFYPKYSLPPVVKCHAAPCPNIVDCFISKPSEKNIFTLFMVVTAAICILLNLVELAYLVNKRCCECLAARKARATGVGRRGDCATSSCKQDDLLSGDLIFLGSDAHPPLLPNRPQDHVKKTML
- the GJB4 gene encoding gap junction beta-4 protein, coding for MNWAFLLGLLSGVNKYSTALGRIWLSVVLIFRVLAYMVAAEKVWDDEQKDFLCNTKQPGCPNVCYDEFFPVSHVRLWALQLILVTCPSLLVVMHVAYPQEREWKHCLKHGPNAPSLYDNPSKKRGGLWWTSLLSLIFKAAVDSGFLYIFHRLCQDYDIPRVVACSESPCPHTVDCYISRPTEKKVFTYFMVATAVICILLNLSEVTYLVGKRCLQTLGPRHQKSRCQGHLPDTCPPYALSQGEHPQDRNSVLMKAGSATVDAGVYP